From Homalodisca vitripennis isolate AUS2020 chromosome 1, UT_GWSS_2.1, whole genome shotgun sequence, the proteins below share one genomic window:
- the LOC124352744 gene encoding vesicular glutamate transporter 2.1-like, with protein sequence MAVDSPNSDHRSSPRWMFWKKRRYLVACLAFLGFCNVYIMRVNLSVGIVAMTTSYTVVLENGTTIETQDFDWDFKKQGVILSSFFYGYLSTQLLGGWLGARLGGKFVLGVGVLVTALLTTLTPPIATTSFYLFVFARIIEGLFEGGTYPAAHALWARWAPLQERSFLVGLSLCGTPVGTVLGLQMSGVLGSVLGWRAIFYITGLLSLVWSIVWLLVVKDRPEDDPNISPEELQYIKDSIASVPPASNQVTHPWLKILTSLPFWAIVVADFAVGWAHYTMLILLPTFMKDVFDYNLAEAGIISSLPYVMMGLSTQFFGGISDWLQNTNVLSTTQIRKIFLSGTLLGQAGFLFLAGHLRSSIAVVLCLIVDLGLEGITFATYYVNCLDIAPQHASVLFGISNTFGSSAGVITPLLTSFIVTDKSAEQWEVIFYIASSLMAVGAVFCGVFASGDRQPWAVEQQSTLPCKNGNTGCLNNAFSDTHEDKS encoded by the exons ATGGCAGTGGATAGCCCGAACAGTGATCATAG GAGCTCCCCAAGATGGATGTTCTGGAAGAAGAGACGTTACCTGGTAGCATGCCTGGCCTTCCTGGGGTTTTGCAACGTCTACATCATGAGGGTGAATTTGAGTGTAGGCATAGTCGCCATGACTACCAGCTACACAGTCGTCTTGGAGAACGGAACAACTATTGAA ACACAGGACTTTGATTGGGACTTCAAGAAGCAAGGAGTGATCCTCAGTTCCTTCTTCTACGGCTACTTGAGCACTCAACTACTAGGGGGATGGTTGGGCGCCCGTCTGGGTGGCAAGTTCGTGTTAGGGGTTGGAGTGCTCGTCACTGCACTGCTCACCACCCTCACACCACCAATCGCCACTACCAGCTTTTACCTATTCGTCTTCGCTCGGATCATCGAGGGATTGTTTGAG GGAGGGACATATCCCGCTGCCCATGCTCTCTGGGCTCGGTGGGCTCCTCTGCAAGAACGAAGCTTTCTAGTAGGGTTATCACTTTGTGGGACTCCCGTGGGAACGGTATTGGGTCTACAGATGTCCGGAGTGTTGGGTAGTGTCTTGGGCTGGCGGGCTATTTTCTACATCACAG gtCTCTTGAGTCTTGTGTGGTCCATAGTTTGGTTATTAGTGGTCAAAGACCGCCCAGAGGACGACCCGAACATATCTCCTGAGGAGCTGCAGTATATCAAGGACTCCATAGCCAGTGTCCCTCCTGCAAGCAATCAG GTGACACATCCGTGGCTAAAGATCTTAACTTCCCTACCGTTTTGGGCTATTGTAGTTGCCGATTTTGCTGTAGGCTGGGCTCATTACACCATGCTTATTTTGCTCCCTACATTTATGAAAG atGTATTCGACTATAACCTGGCTGAAGCAGGGATCATATCTTCACTTCCGTATGTGATGATGGGGCTGTCCACTCAGTTCTTTGGAGGCATCAGTGATTGGCtgcaaaatacaaatgttctATCCACTACACAG ATACGCAAAATATTTCTGAGCGGGACTCTGCTGGGCCAGGCGGGTTTCCTGTTCCTGGCAGGACACTTGCGGTCCTCTATTGCCGTAGTCCTGTGTCTCATTGTAGATCTCGGACTGGAGGGCATCACTTTCGCCACTTACTA TGTCAACTGCCTCGACATCGCGCCCCAGCACGCCAGTGTGTTATTTGGTATCTCAAACACCTTTGGAAGTTCAGCTGGGGTTATCACTCCCCTGCTTACAAGTTTCATTGTCACCGATAAG AGTGCGGAGCAGTGGGAGGTTATATTCTACATCGCCAGTTCTCTCATGGCGGTGGGAGCCGTGTTCTGTGGTGTGTTTGCGTCTGGAGATAGGCAGCCCTGGGCGGTGGAGCAACAATCTACTCTACCGTGCAAGAATGGCAACACTGGTTGCTTGAACAATGCATTCAGTGATACCCATGAGGATAAATCCTAA